The genomic interval CCGGTACAAGTATGGCCCCGGCGTGTTCAAGCTCGACTGGGCGCTCCGAGAGGCGATTCCCTGGCGCGCCGACGACTGCCGCGGCGCCGGCACCGTGCACGTCGGCGGCAACCTCGACGATTTGGCGGCGAGCGAGCGCGAGGTCGCCGACGGACGGCACCCGGAACGACCGTTCGTACTGCTTGCGCAACCGAGCCTGTTCGACGACACGCGAGCGCCGGCCGGACGGCACACGGGCTGGGCGTATTGTCACGTGCCGAACGGATCCACCGTCGACATGACGGCCCGCATCGAAGCGCAGGTCGAACGGTTCGCGCCCGGCTTTCGCGATCTCATTCTCGAGCGGCACGTCACGACGCCGGCCGACCTCGAACGACACAACGCGAACTACATCGGCGGCGACATCGTGGGCGGGGCGAACACGTTGTGGCAGACCATCGCGCGGCCGACGCTCTCGTTGAATCCGTACGACATCCCCGTGCGCGGCTGGTATCTCTGCTCCGCGTCGACGCCGCCGGGCGGGGGCGTGCACGGTATGTCGGGATTCAACGCGGCGCGCTCCGCCCTTCGCTCGCTCGGCATTCGCGCATGATCTCGGCGTCGGCGCTCTTCGGCGGCTCGACGAGCGACTACTGGATCACGCGCCTCCTGCTGCAGCGCGGCCTGGCCGGGATCTACCTCATCGCGTTCATCGTCGCGGTCAACCAATTCCGTCCGCTCCTCGGCGCGCACGGCCTCACCCCGACGCCGTTCTTCGTGCAGAACGCGCGGTTCATCGAGTCGCCGAGCGTGTTCTTCTGGCACTACTCGGACCGATTCGCGATGGCGCTGTCGTGGTCGGGCGTCGTGTTCGCGTTGTTCGCGTTGAGCGGTCTGTCGGAGCGATTCGGCACGCCGGTGAGCGTGGCGGTCTGGGGCTGGATGTGGATCGCCTATCTGTCGATCAACAACGTCGGACAGATCTGGTACGGATTCGGCTGGGAGGCGCTGCTGCTCGAGTGCGGTTTCCTCGCGATGTTCCTCGGCGCGCGCGACACGGCGCCTCCGACGGTCGTCATCTGGATGTTTCGGTGGGTGCTTTTCCGCCTCATGTTCGGCGCCGGAATGATCAAGCTACGCGGCGACTCCTGCTGGCGGGACCTCACCTGTCTCGTTTACCACTACGAGACGCAGCCGCTGCCGAATCCGGTGAGCTGGTATCTGGCCAAATCGCCGGTCTGGCTCAGCAAGCTCGGCGTGCTGTTCAACCACTTCGCCGAGCTGGCGGCGCCGTTCGGCTATCTCATCCCGATCGCGAACGTGCGACGCGTCGCCGGCGTCGTCACGGTGCTCTTTCAGGGCTCGATCATCATCAGCGGCAACCTGTCGTGGCTGAACTGGCTCACGATCGTGGTCTCGATGTCGTGCTTCGACGACGCGATGCTATCGAAGATTCTTTCGCGACCGGCGGTGCTCCAGCCGCTCGCCACGCCGCACCAGATCGCCGTCGGCGCGCTGACGGTGCTCGTCGCGCTGCTCAGCGTTCGCCCGCTGCTCAATCTTTTCTCGAGCGAGCAGCTCATGAACGCGAGCTTCGAGCCGCTGCATCTCGTCAACACCTACGGCGCGTTCGGCGGCATCTCGCGCAAGCGCTACGAGGTAATTCTCGAGGGCAGTGCCGACAGCGTCGTGACGCCCGCCTCGGAATGGAAGGAGTATCAGTTCAAGGCGAAACCGGGCGACGTCCGGCGTTCGCTGCCGCTGGTCGCGCCATACCACCTGCGTCTCGACTGGCTGATGTGGTTCATCCCACTGAGCCCGGGAATGACCGGGACGTGGTTCCCGGGACTCGTCGCGCGGCTTCTGCAAAACGACGCACCGACGCTTGCACTCATGGCCGGAAATCCATTCCCGAATGCGCCGCCGAAATGGATTCGCGCGACGATGTACGAGTATCGATTCACGACCTTCGACGAGCGCCTCGCGAGCCGCAACGTGTGGGCCCGCACCCTGGTCGGAGAGTTGATGCACCCCGTGTCGCTGCAAACACCAGGCTTTATCAGTTCACTCGAAGCGTCCGGCTGGGTCAGGTAATCACCGGTCCACCGGCCGACCGGCCTACCTCGTCAACACCCTCGGCCCATCTTCCGTGATCGCGACGGTGTGCTCGAAGTGCGCGGACAACGAGCCGTCGAGCGTCACGATCGTCCAACGATCCGCGAGCGTTTTGGTAGCCGGTCCGCCAACGTTGACCATCGGCTCGATCGCGACGGTGAGTCCCGGTGACAGACGTTCGCGCCGCTTCGGCTTGCCGTAGTTGGGCACCTGCGGCTCCTCGTGGAACTCGACGCCGATCCCGTGTCCAACCAGATCGCGCACCACGGTGAATCCCGACGCCTCGACGACACCCTGCACGGCGGCGCCGATGTCGCCGATGTGATTGCCGACCACCGCCGCGTCGATTCCCGCGGCCAGGGCGCGCTGCGTGACCTCGAGCAGACGCTGTGCTTCCCCCGAGATGCTGCCGACGGCAACGGTCGTCGCGCTGTCGGTGAAATACCCCTTGTACCCGACGCCGACGTCGAGCGATACGATGTCGCCGTCCTTGAGGATGCGCTTGGGCGACGGAATGCCGTGCACGATCTCGTTGTTCAGCGACGCGCAAATGCTGCCGGGAAATCCGTACAGGCCCTTGAACGCCGGCACCGCGCCGTCATGGCTACGGATGAACTCTTCGGCGATCGTATCGAGCTCGCCGGTGGAGATTCCCGGGCGCACCGCGCCGCGCAGCGTCTCGATGGTCGCGGCGAGAATCTTCCCTCCCTGCGCCATCAAATCGACTTCGCGCGCCGACTTGAGCTGGATCACTTGCCCAGCGCCTCCAGTGCCCGTGCCGTGATCGCGCCGACTTCACCCACCGCGCCGACCACCACGATCTTGCCGTCGTTCTTCTTGTACCAGTCGAGCACGGGCGCCGTCTGTTCTTCATAGACGCGGAGCCGCGTCCGGATCGCGTCCGGCTCGTCATCCCTGCGGCGCACGAGCTTGCCGCCGTCGTTCTTGTCGCACGGAGAGCCGGGCTGCCGTCCTGTGTACGGCGTCTGGCACCTCTCGCACACGGTGCGAGTGCTCAGACGATTCACGATCTCGTCGTTGTCGATGTCGAAGACGAGCACGGCGTCGACGCCGCGCCCGAGCGTCTTCAGCATCGCGTTCAGCCCCTCGGCTTGCGGCACGGTGCGCACCACGCCGTCCAGGATCACGCCGCGCTCGTACTCCGGATGCTTCAGCTCCTCGCCGACGATGCCGAGGATCACCGAGTCCGGCACGAGGTCGCCGCGATCCATGAACGCCTTCGCCTCGAGTCCGAGCCGAGTCCCCGCCCGCACCGCCCCTCGCAGAACGTCACCCGTCGCGAGCGTCGGCACACCGAGCTTCTTGGAGAGCAACGGAGCCTGCGTTCCCTTCCCAGCGCCTGGCTTTCCGAAGAGGACGATGATCATGGTCGTGGAAATGTACGGAGATTCTGGTTGGTCCGGGATTGATTCGATGACGAGTGTCGCGCCACGCTGGGCCACTCTATCGGCCGGCTTGCTTGAACCGCTTTACCGCAGAGACGCCGAGGACGCAGAGGAGCGCGGAGGAAACCTTGAAAGACTGGAATGACATAAGCGGGGCAATTGTCGATGCGGCGATCCAGGTGCACTCGGCATTGGGTCCGGGATTGCTCGAGAGCACATACACAACGTGCCTGGCGTATGAACTTCAACAACGTGGACTCGCCGTGCAAACACAAGCGCCACTGCCCGTGGTGTACAAGCACATCACCATGCCGGTCGGGCATCGAGTCGATCTCATCGTTGAAGACGCCGTCATTGTTGAATTGAAGACGGTCGCGTCCCTGCTCCCGATTCACAGAGCCCGGCTTTTGACGTACCTGCGACTGAGCGGTCGCCGCCTAGGCCTGCTCCTCAACTCTCACGTCCCTCGCATGCGCGACGGCATCAAGCGTTTGGTGAACCGCCTCTGATACCCTCCGCGTTCCTCCGCGTCCTCTGCGTCTCTGCGGTGAAGCAGTTTCGGGCCGGCACAAAAAAGAGGCCCGGCCATTGCAGCCGGGCCCCGATCGTCGCCACGCACGGGCTAGTACCCGCCGGGCGCTCCCTGGCGGCCGCGGAATTTGATCCGGCCCTTCTTCATGAAGCCGTCGTACTTCCTCAGGAGAAGATGCTGGTTCATCTGCGTGATCGTGTCGAGCGCGACGCCGACGACGATGAGGAGGGAGGTGCCGCCGAAGTTGAACGGCACGTTCATCGCCGTCGAAATCCAGATCGGCAAAAGAGCGACCGCGGTCAGGAAGAGCGCGCCGGGAAGCGTGATCTTCGAGACGACGTCATCGATGTACTCGGCTGTCTTGGCACCGGGCTTCACGCCCGGCACGAATCCGCCCTGCTTCTTCAGATTCTCGGCGACGTCGATCGGGTTGAAGATGATCGACGTATAGAAGTACGTGAAAAACAGGATGAGGATCGCCGACAGGATGTAGTACATGGTCGTGCCCGGAGCGAGGTAGTCCGCGAAGTCGCGGAGCCGCGGGCTTCCCATGAACTGCGCGACCGCGCCCGGCACGACGATCACCGACTGCGCGAAGACGATCGGCATGACACCCGACGCGTTGACGCGCAGCGGAATGAAACTCCGACTCGCCTCGCGCATGCGCCCCTTCTGCATCGTGCGCTGCGGTATCTGGATCAGCACCTTGCGCGCCGCCATCGTCACCGCGACCACCGCCGCGACGACCGCCGCCATGATGATGATCAGCACGACGAGCGAAAAGGCGCCGATGACGCCCGTGCTCACGTAGCCGAACGCCGAGAAAATGCTCGGCCAAATCCGCTCGACGATCGAGAAGAAGATCATCAAGCTCGCGCCGTTTCCGATGCCCCGTTCGGTGATCTGCTCGCCCAGCCACATGACGAAGATCGCGCCGACCGTGAGGAAGAACGTCATCAGGACGCGGAACTTGAAGCCGGGGTTCGCCACCGCGCCCTGAATGCCTTCGGCGAAGATCGCGAAGCCCCACGCCTGCACGGCGGCGAGCGCCACCGTCGCGTAGCGCGACCATTGGTTCAGCCGTTTCCGCCCTTCCTCGTCCTTCGACATCTTGTCGACCTGCGGCACCACGGCCTGCGCGATTTGCTGGAAGATGCTGGCCGAGATGTACGGCATGATCCCGAGCGCGAACACCGTCGCCCGCGCGAGCTGGCCGCCGGTGAACAGGTTGTACAACCCGAGCAACCCGCCGCCGTTCTTCTGCGAGTCGATGAAGTCGGAGATCGCTTGCGGGTTGATGCCCGGCGCCGTCACGTGCGCGCCGATGCGATACACCAGCAGGCAGAGCAGCGTGAAGAGGATCTTGTCTTTCAGCTCCGGCGTGCGGAACAGATTC from Gemmatimonadaceae bacterium carries:
- a CDS encoding lipase maturation factor family protein — translated: MISASALFGGSTSDYWITRLLLQRGLAGIYLIAFIVAVNQFRPLLGAHGLTPTPFFVQNARFIESPSVFFWHYSDRFAMALSWSGVVFALFALSGLSERFGTPVSVAVWGWMWIAYLSINNVGQIWYGFGWEALLLECGFLAMFLGARDTAPPTVVIWMFRWVLFRLMFGAGMIKLRGDSCWRDLTCLVYHYETQPLPNPVSWYLAKSPVWLSKLGVLFNHFAELAAPFGYLIPIANVRRVAGVVTVLFQGSIIISGNLSWLNWLTIVVSMSCFDDAMLSKILSRPAVLQPLATPHQIAVGALTVLVALLSVRPLLNLFSSEQLMNASFEPLHLVNTYGAFGGISRKRYEVILEGSADSVVTPASEWKEYQFKAKPGDVRRSLPLVAPYHLRLDWLMWFIPLSPGMTGTWFPGLVARLLQNDAPTLALMAGNPFPNAPPKWIRATMYEYRFTTFDERLASRNVWARTLVGELMHPVSLQTPGFISSLEASGWVR
- the map gene encoding type I methionyl aminopeptidase, which gives rise to MIQLKSAREVDLMAQGGKILAATIETLRGAVRPGISTGELDTIAEEFIRSHDGAVPAFKGLYGFPGSICASLNNEIVHGIPSPKRILKDGDIVSLDVGVGYKGYFTDSATTVAVGSISGEAQRLLEVTQRALAAGIDAAVVGNHIGDIGAAVQGVVEASGFTVVRDLVGHGIGVEFHEEPQVPNYGKPKRRERLSPGLTVAIEPMVNVGGPATKTLADRWTIVTLDGSLSAHFEHTVAITEDGPRVLTR
- a CDS encoding adenylate kinase, with the protein product MIIVLFGKPGAGKGTQAPLLSKKLGVPTLATGDVLRGAVRAGTRLGLEAKAFMDRGDLVPDSVILGIVGEELKHPEYERGVILDGVVRTVPQAEGLNAMLKTLGRGVDAVLVFDIDNDEIVNRLSTRTVCERCQTPYTGRQPGSPCDKNDGGKLVRRRDDEPDAIRTRLRVYEEQTAPVLDWYKKNDGKIVVVGAVGEVGAITARALEALGK
- a CDS encoding GxxExxY protein; its protein translation is MSRHAGPLYRPACLNRFTAETPRTQRSAEETLKDWNDISGAIVDAAIQVHSALGPGLLESTYTTCLAYELQQRGLAVQTQAPLPVVYKHITMPVGHRVDLIVEDAVIVELKTVASLLPIHRARLLTYLRLSGRRLGLLLNSHVPRMRDGIKRLVNRL
- the secY gene encoding preprotein translocase subunit SecY, with amino-acid sequence MAQSNAAASAVQNLFRTPELKDKILFTLLCLLVYRIGAHVTAPGINPQAISDFIDSQKNGGGLLGLYNLFTGGQLARATVFALGIMPYISASIFQQIAQAVVPQVDKMSKDEEGRKRLNQWSRYATVALAAVQAWGFAIFAEGIQGAVANPGFKFRVLMTFFLTVGAIFVMWLGEQITERGIGNGASLMIFFSIVERIWPSIFSAFGYVSTGVIGAFSLVVLIIIMAAVVAAVVAVTMAARKVLIQIPQRTMQKGRMREASRSFIPLRVNASGVMPIVFAQSVIVVPGAVAQFMGSPRLRDFADYLAPGTTMYYILSAILILFFTYFYTSIIFNPIDVAENLKKQGGFVPGVKPGAKTAEYIDDVVSKITLPGALFLTAVALLPIWISTAMNVPFNFGGTSLLIVVGVALDTITQMNQHLLLRKYDGFMKKGRIKFRGRQGAPGGY